The following coding sequences lie in one Prochlorococcus marinus XMU1419 genomic window:
- a CDS encoding ATP phosphoribosyltransferase regulatory subunit: MTDIKEIKLVDVKNNSNIINNLNSIYKLWGYEEVSPSFINTLETIKGRGVIDENQVVGIVSNNSLCLRPEMTTSIVKLSSTRLINKKRPIRLFTNGMVFDKKDNKNSIKLQEKLQSGIELIGYDTKFPEIEVINILFDAIDNINLKDGCNLCLLVSTTKIMDLILNKYKNNVEEIKKSLVNFDQDKLSKLSIDDDDKYILKDLLFTRGEPIAVLNKLKVIFGTSKTLDDLNSLFKTLSKISNKYDVKLQLDPTFQPHLNLYEGIVFQLIGDDGKNKNVIAKGGRYDELVRFFSPNEKILNGIGFSISIDVLRNLIKDEQADKKRILVMFKDSYLLEKGMNAQKEQQKIGNIAVLHLNPCDNLAKANQIMKENNCSEILWIK; encoded by the coding sequence ATGACAGATATAAAGGAAATTAAATTAGTCGATGTAAAAAATAACTCCAACATCATAAATAATTTAAATAGTATTTATAAACTATGGGGCTATGAAGAGGTTTCACCCTCATTTATTAATACACTAGAGACGATAAAAGGCCGTGGCGTTATTGATGAAAATCAGGTTGTGGGAATAGTGAGTAATAATTCATTATGTCTTAGGCCAGAAATGACAACATCTATAGTTAAATTGTCATCTACTAGATTAATAAATAAGAAAAGACCGATAAGATTATTCACCAATGGAATGGTCTTTGATAAAAAAGATAATAAAAACTCCATTAAGTTACAAGAGAAATTGCAGAGTGGTATTGAATTAATTGGATATGATACAAAATTCCCAGAAATTGAAGTGATTAATATATTGTTTGATGCAATCGATAATATTAATTTGAAGGATGGTTGTAATTTATGTCTACTAGTTAGCACTACAAAAATAATGGACTTGATATTGAACAAATATAAGAATAATGTTGAGGAAATTAAAAAAAGTCTAGTTAACTTTGATCAAGATAAATTATCTAAATTAAGTATTGATGATGATGATAAATATATACTTAAAGATTTATTATTCACACGAGGAGAACCAATTGCAGTATTAAACAAATTGAAAGTTATATTTGGCACTAGTAAAACTCTTGATGACTTAAATTCTTTATTTAAAACATTATCAAAAATATCAAATAAATATGATGTTAAATTGCAACTTGATCCTACATTTCAACCTCATTTGAATTTATACGAAGGAATAGTTTTTCAACTAATAGGGGACGATGGTAAAAATAAAAACGTGATCGCAAAAGGTGGAAGATATGATGAACTAGTAAGATTCTTTAGTCCAAATGAGAAAATCTTAAATGGAATTGGATTTTCAATTTCAATAGACGTCTTAAGAAATCTAATTAAGGACGAACAGGCAGATAAAAAAAGGATATTAGTAATGTTTAAAGATTCTTATTTATTAGAAAAAGGTATGAATGCACAAAAAGAACAACAGAAAATTGGAAATATTGCTGTCTTACACTTAAATCCTTGTGATAACTTGGCTAAAGCTAATCAAATTATGAAAGAAAACAATTGTAGTGAGATCTTATGGATTAAATAA
- a CDS encoding inositol monophosphatase family protein, which produces MFESSEIDQLANQVNFSFLYEIAKKAAQIGNEILKVNYNKIQKISSKGRKGDLVTNVDLEVENKIKEYLLEETPNISINAEESGKLTKSSDLTWCIDPLDGTTNYSHGYPFFGTSIGLVYKNKPIIGAISVPYLNELYSACIGLGSFCNDSKLLVSNPYNLSDSLLVTGFSYDRFETEDNNYAEFCYLTHKTRGVRRGGAAAVDLAFVAAGKVDGYWERGLEVWDLAAGAIIVKEAGGIISDYPSGEFNLSSGRILACSPSLENELKNELDKVSPFKKNLYT; this is translated from the coding sequence ATGTTTGAATCAAGTGAAATAGATCAACTTGCAAATCAAGTAAACTTTTCCTTTTTATATGAAATAGCTAAGAAAGCGGCACAAATTGGCAATGAAATTTTAAAAGTTAATTACAATAAAATTCAGAAAATATCATCAAAGGGTAGGAAGGGTGATCTAGTTACCAATGTAGATTTGGAAGTTGAAAATAAAATAAAAGAATATTTATTAGAAGAGACACCAAACATATCTATAAATGCTGAGGAATCGGGAAAATTAACTAAATCTTCTGATTTAACTTGGTGTATAGACCCATTAGACGGTACAACAAATTATTCCCATGGATATCCTTTTTTTGGAACTTCTATTGGTCTTGTATATAAAAATAAGCCAATTATAGGAGCTATATCAGTACCTTACTTAAATGAATTATATTCAGCCTGTATAGGTTTAGGCTCATTCTGCAATGATAGTAAACTTTTAGTATCGAATCCCTATAATCTTTCTGATAGTTTACTTGTAACTGGTTTCTCTTACGACAGATTTGAGACAGAGGATAATAATTATGCAGAATTTTGTTATCTAACACATAAAACTAGAGGAGTTAGAAGAGGGGGAGCAGCGGCAGTTGATTTAGCATTTGTTGCTGCAGGTAAAGTCGATGGATACTGGGAAAGAGGATTAGAAGTATGGGACCTAGCGGCCGGTGCTATTATTGTTAAAGAAGCTGGTGGTATTATTTCTGATTATCCATCAGGCGAATTTAATTTAAGTTCAGGACGAATTTTAGCTTGTTCTCCCAGCCTTGAGAATGAATTAAAAAATGAACTAGATAAAGTCTCTCCATTTAAAAAAAATCTCTATACCTAA
- a CDS encoding 2Fe-2S iron-sulfur cluster-binding protein, translated as MNKTFKVTIKNKETGKVYQEMVNCDEYILKEFEKKGFKLPFSCRNGCCTSCAVKVRSGTLQQPEAMGVSQALKDKGYALLCVAKATTDLEVETTYEDEVYDLQFGQYFGRGNTRVAPPWEFEED; from the coding sequence TTGAATAAGACTTTCAAAGTCACGATTAAAAACAAAGAAACTGGAAAGGTTTACCAAGAGATGGTTAATTGTGACGAATATATTCTTAAGGAATTTGAAAAGAAAGGTTTTAAGCTTCCATTTTCATGTAGAAATGGTTGCTGTACGAGTTGTGCCGTTAAAGTAAGATCTGGTACATTGCAACAACCTGAAGCTATGGGGGTATCACAAGCCTTAAAAGATAAAGGTTATGCTCTTCTTTGTGTAGCAAAAGCCACTACAGATCTTGAGGTAGAGACTACATATGAGGATGAAGTATACGATTTACAATTTGGTCAATATTTTGGGAGAGGAAATACAAGAGTTGCTCCACCTTGGGAATTTGAGGAAGATTAA
- the dnaK gene encoding molecular chaperone DnaK codes for MGQIVGIDLGTTNSVVGVIEAGRPIVIANSEGSRTTPSIIGFTKDKEIVIGDQARRQLVLNPKNTFYNLKRFIGSEWDDLDDTSISVPYNVKANDAGSVRVLSPNTKREYAPEELVSSLIRKLINDAETYLGDTVESAVITVPAYFNESQRQATKDSAILAGIKVDRILNEPTAAALAYGFEKSSSNNVLVFDLGGGTFDVSLLKISNGVFDVKATCGDTQLGGNNFDSKIVDWLAEKFISKHEIDLRRDRQALQRLTEAAEKAKCELSGLQKTKISLPFITTNNEGPLHIEETLDRKIFESLSQDLLDRLLEPVQIALDDSGWKAEDIDEVVLVGGSTRIPMVQQLVKTLVPNDPCQSVNPDEVVAIGAAIQSGIISGDLQDLLLNDVTPLSLGLETIGGLMKVLIPRNTPIPVRQSDVFSTSEANQSSVVVQVRQGERPLAAENKSLGKFRLSGIPPAPRGIPQVQVAFDIDANGLLEVSATDRTTGRKQTVTISGGSNLNEQEINSIIEEAKSQANEDRKKRSVIDRKNNALTLIAQAERRLRDASLEFGPYGAERQQRAVELAIQDVEEFIDDEDPRELEFSVSALQEALFGLNRKFASERKTENNPLQSIKNTFGSLKDELFSDDYWDEDPWDNQMNRNYRNSRYGNSRDDDPWDNDYFL; via the coding sequence ATGGGGCAAATAGTTGGAATTGATTTAGGTACTACTAACTCTGTCGTTGGAGTTATAGAAGCTGGTCGTCCAATTGTTATTGCAAATTCCGAGGGATCTAGAACTACACCTTCTATAATTGGTTTTACAAAGGATAAAGAAATAGTTATAGGTGACCAAGCAAGAAGACAACTTGTTTTAAATCCAAAGAATACCTTTTATAACTTAAAAAGGTTCATAGGTAGCGAATGGGACGATTTAGATGATACAAGTATTTCTGTTCCTTATAATGTTAAGGCGAATGATGCGGGCAGTGTCCGGGTTCTTAGTCCTAATACAAAAAGAGAGTATGCTCCTGAAGAATTAGTCAGCTCATTAATTAGAAAATTAATAAATGATGCTGAAACCTATCTTGGAGATACTGTAGAGTCTGCTGTTATTACAGTCCCTGCTTATTTTAATGAATCTCAAAGGCAAGCTACAAAGGATTCTGCAATATTGGCTGGTATCAAAGTAGATAGAATCTTAAATGAACCTACTGCAGCTGCTCTAGCTTATGGCTTTGAAAAAAGTTCATCAAATAATGTTTTGGTTTTTGATCTAGGTGGAGGAACATTTGATGTTTCCTTACTAAAAATTTCTAATGGTGTTTTTGATGTTAAAGCCACATGTGGAGATACTCAACTAGGAGGAAACAATTTTGACTCAAAAATAGTAGATTGGCTTGCTGAAAAATTTATTTCTAAACATGAAATAGATCTAAGAAGGGATAGACAAGCTTTGCAAAGGTTAACTGAAGCTGCTGAAAAGGCTAAATGTGAATTGTCTGGATTACAAAAAACAAAAATATCCTTACCTTTTATCACTACAAATAACGAAGGCCCATTACATATTGAAGAGACTTTAGACAGAAAAATATTTGAATCATTATCTCAAGATCTATTAGACAGATTATTAGAGCCAGTTCAAATAGCCCTAGATGACTCTGGATGGAAAGCAGAAGATATAGATGAGGTAGTTCTTGTCGGCGGCAGCACAAGAATTCCAATGGTTCAACAATTAGTCAAGACTCTTGTTCCTAATGATCCCTGTCAATCCGTTAATCCAGATGAAGTGGTAGCAATTGGTGCTGCGATACAATCCGGAATAATAAGTGGTGATTTACAAGATTTACTGTTAAATGACGTTACTCCTCTTTCTTTAGGTTTAGAAACTATTGGAGGTCTTATGAAAGTGCTTATACCTCGTAATACACCAATACCAGTAAGGCAATCTGATGTTTTTAGTACATCAGAAGCTAATCAGTCATCAGTTGTCGTTCAAGTAAGGCAAGGTGAAAGGCCATTAGCCGCTGAAAATAAATCACTTGGTAAATTTAGGTTATCTGGAATACCACCAGCACCCAGAGGAATTCCACAGGTTCAAGTTGCATTTGATATTGATGCAAATGGTCTCTTAGAAGTTAGTGCTACTGATAGAACTACTGGAAGAAAACAAACAGTAACAATTTCTGGAGGCTCAAATTTAAATGAACAAGAAATTAATTCGATAATTGAAGAGGCAAAATCACAAGCTAATGAAGATAGAAAGAAACGATCTGTCATTGATAGAAAAAATAATGCTTTAACTCTTATTGCACAAGCTGAGAGAAGGCTTAGGGATGCTTCATTAGAATTTGGACCTTATGGGGCTGAAAGACAACAACGTGCAGTTGAATTAGCCATACAAGATGTTGAAGAATTTATAGATGATGAAGATCCTCGAGAATTAGAATTTTCAGTAAGTGCATTACAAGAAGCATTATTTGGTTTAAACAGAAAATTTGCATCAGAAAGAAAAACTGAGAATAACCCATTACAGAGCATTAAAAATACATTTGGCTCATTAAAAGATGAATTGTTCTCAGATGATTATTGGGACGAAGACCCTTGGGATAATCAAATGAATAGAAATTATAGAAATTCGAGGTATGGTAATTCTAGGGACGATGATCCATGGGACAATGACTACTTCCTCTAA
- a CDS encoding DnaJ C-terminal domain-containing protein encodes MVILGTMIHGTMTTSSKKDYLSILGLSYDFDDKELKKAFRREARKWHPDLNKNDLNAEERFKLINEAYEYLRDPNKRVENPDLNIQNENNNNFNTGFPDFQDYLDSLFGYEYRSRNYNDYDNDSQEDESINIDSDEFNNYEYPTTSPEEPPPVKLHQDIETIIELSPDEALNGASILIELEDQTVVEVDTPPFAGDGWRLRLENIARGGKDHYLQLKVQTESGLRIDGLRVLYKLELFPHDALLGCAVEVPTLDGNVTLQVPPKSSTGRMLRLKGRGLTFEDNVGDQYVEILVVIPADINDEEIALYTRLQELSLSDSQSNII; translated from the coding sequence ATGGTAATTCTAGGGACGATGATCCATGGGACAATGACTACTTCCTCTAAAAAAGACTATTTGTCGATTTTGGGTTTATCCTATGATTTCGACGATAAAGAACTTAAAAAGGCCTTTCGAAGAGAAGCGAGAAAATGGCATCCAGATTTAAATAAAAATGATCTAAACGCAGAAGAAAGATTCAAATTAATTAATGAAGCATACGAATACCTACGTGATCCAAACAAAAGAGTTGAAAATCCAGATTTAAATATTCAGAATGAGAATAATAATAATTTCAATACAGGGTTTCCTGATTTTCAGGATTATCTAGATTCGTTATTTGGATATGAATATAGATCTAGAAATTATAACGATTATGATAATGATTCTCAAGAAGATGAATCGATAAATATAGATAGTGATGAGTTTAATAATTATGAATACCCTACAACATCTCCAGAAGAGCCTCCTCCAGTAAAACTTCACCAGGATATTGAAACAATTATTGAATTATCACCTGATGAGGCATTAAATGGAGCTTCAATTTTAATTGAACTAGAAGATCAAACAGTAGTTGAGGTTGACACACCTCCTTTTGCTGGAGATGGCTGGAGATTAAGACTTGAAAATATTGCAAGGGGAGGGAAAGATCATTATCTACAGTTAAAAGTTCAAACGGAAAGTGGCCTAAGAATCGATGGTTTGAGAGTTCTATATAAATTAGAGTTATTTCCTCATGATGCTCTTCTCGGTTGTGCAGTTGAGGTTCCTACCCTTGATGGAAATGTCACTCTTCAAGTGCCTCCAAAATCATCTACTGGAAGAATGTTACGTTTGAAAGGTAGAGGTTTAACATTCGAAGATAACGTAGGTGATCAATATGTTGAAATTTTGGTAGTCATTCCTGCCGATATTAATGATGAAGAAATTGCTTTATATACAAGATTACAAGAATTATCACTTTCTGATTCCCAATCAAATATTATATAA
- a CDS encoding DUF3110 domain-containing protein, with product MNIFVLLYNSGTDKEGIHSIELKGRTIVLMFEDKDDATRYCGLLEAQDFPLPTVEMIDIDDIKDFCIKLDYEFKLVEKNFVPKTAEDRLLISPPQKNLEVENWEQDNNNKDNIDINTIKENLEKLL from the coding sequence ATGAACATATTTGTTCTTTTATATAATTCAGGAACAGATAAAGAAGGAATTCATTCAATCGAACTTAAAGGAAGGACAATTGTTCTTATGTTTGAAGATAAGGACGATGCAACAAGATATTGTGGTTTACTAGAAGCTCAAGATTTTCCTTTACCTACTGTTGAAATGATCGACATAGATGATATAAAAGATTTCTGTATTAAGTTAGATTATGAATTTAAATTAGTAGAGAAAAATTTTGTTCCTAAAACAGCCGAAGACAGGTTATTAATTTCACCGCCTCAGAAAAATCTAGAAGTTGAAAATTGGGAACAAGATAATAATAATAAGGATAACATTGATATAAATACCATTAAGGAAAACCTTGAAAAGTTGCTTTAG
- a CDS encoding peptidylprolyl isomerase, translating into MTTALFETEVGNINIEFFSEDAPNTVKNFTNLISDGFYDGLAFHRVIPGFMAQGGCPNTRDGASGMPGTGGPGYNIKCEINSKKHLKGSLSMAHAGKDTGGSQFFIVYEPQPHLDGVHTVFGKTDDMDVVLKLTNGSKILKATLK; encoded by the coding sequence ATGACAACTGCATTATTTGAAACAGAAGTTGGGAACATTAATATTGAATTTTTCTCTGAAGACGCACCTAATACAGTTAAAAACTTCACTAATTTGATTAGTGATGGTTTTTATGATGGTTTAGCATTTCACAGAGTTATACCTGGATTTATGGCTCAGGGTGGATGTCCTAATACCCGTGACGGAGCATCTGGTATGCCTGGAACTGGTGGTCCTGGATATAATATTAAATGTGAAATTAATTCCAAAAAACATCTAAAAGGTTCACTTTCTATGGCACATGCAGGAAAGGATACAGGTGGTAGTCAGTTTTTCATAGTTTATGAACCACAGCCTCATCTCGACGGAGTTCATACTGTTTTTGGTAAGACAGATGATATGGATGTAGTGTTAAAGCTTACTAATGGATCAAAAATTCTAAAAGCAACTTTAAAATAG
- the ribBA gene encoding bifunctional 3,4-dihydroxy-2-butanone-4-phosphate synthase/GTP cyclohydrolase II: protein MKETSPKSNNGTILDINESFKIEFDPISDALAAIRNGECIIVVDDERRENEGDLICAAQFATPQQINFMATEGRGLICLAMQGEKLDSLDLPLMVDRNTDENQTAFTISIDAGPENNVTTGISAEDRAKTIQVAINPNTKPDDLRRPGHIFPLRAKKGGVLKRAGHTEAAVDIAAMSGLYPAGVICEIQNPDGSMSRLPQLKEYAKQWGMKLISIADLISYRFQTERFVFRKSDAVLPSIFGNFKAYGYINELDGSEHVALVKQKSSKLSEPVLVRMHSECLTGDAFGSLRCDCRPQLEAALSRIEKEEEGVVVYLRQEGRGIGLINKLKAYSLQDGGLDTVEANEKLGFPADLRNYGVGAQILTDLGIKKLKLLTNNPRKIAGLGGYGIEVIERVPLVICPNDNNAEYLSVKKTKLGHMIDEDNFNSRNIDPFISIFLDGNYKSIDLVPIKNKVIKFCSDQKINIKLESSPRLLAFWNRPKLVWRILHDQNRTNSNITDEEIKNIELFIQFLSKYENSTKIGIIVSRNIEQALHPKSSIKLINTKFTINNEILYSSTRKFNLDKETFSIVFGG, encoded by the coding sequence ATGAAAGAAACAAGTCCCAAATCAAATAATGGAACAATTTTGGATATAAATGAATCTTTTAAAATTGAATTTGATCCTATCAGCGATGCGTTGGCAGCTATAAGAAATGGTGAATGCATTATTGTTGTAGATGATGAAAGAAGAGAAAATGAAGGAGATTTAATATGTGCGGCTCAGTTTGCAACCCCTCAGCAAATTAATTTTATGGCTACTGAGGGACGGGGTCTTATATGCCTAGCAATGCAAGGTGAAAAACTTGATTCATTAGATTTACCATTAATGGTAGATAGAAATACAGATGAAAATCAAACAGCTTTTACGATATCAATTGATGCTGGTCCTGAAAATAATGTTACTACAGGAATTTCTGCTGAAGATAGGGCAAAGACAATACAAGTTGCTATAAACCCAAATACAAAGCCTGATGATTTAAGGAGGCCAGGACATATTTTTCCATTAAGAGCTAAAAAAGGTGGAGTTTTAAAAAGGGCAGGTCATACCGAAGCCGCTGTAGATATTGCAGCAATGTCAGGCCTTTATCCCGCTGGAGTGATTTGTGAAATACAAAATCCTGACGGTTCCATGTCAAGACTTCCCCAACTAAAAGAATATGCTAAACAGTGGGGAATGAAATTAATATCCATTGCTGATTTAATAAGTTATCGTTTTCAAACTGAGAGATTTGTATTTAGAAAATCTGATGCTGTTCTTCCAAGTATTTTTGGTAATTTTAAAGCATATGGATATATTAATGAACTTGATGGTTCGGAACACGTTGCTTTAGTAAAACAAAAATCATCAAAACTAAGCGAACCTGTGCTTGTAAGAATGCATTCAGAGTGCTTAACTGGCGATGCTTTTGGATCATTACGTTGTGATTGTAGACCTCAGTTAGAGGCTGCCTTATCAAGGATAGAGAAGGAGGAAGAAGGAGTTGTTGTTTACTTGAGACAAGAAGGCAGAGGTATAGGTTTAATAAATAAATTAAAAGCTTACAGTTTGCAAGATGGTGGATTAGACACTGTAGAAGCTAATGAAAAATTAGGTTTTCCAGCTGATCTCAGAAATTATGGAGTTGGAGCACAAATATTAACTGATCTAGGGATAAAAAAATTAAAATTATTGACCAACAATCCTAGAAAGATTGCGGGATTAGGTGGTTATGGAATAGAAGTTATTGAGAGAGTTCCATTAGTGATTTGTCCAAATGATAATAATGCAGAGTATTTGAGTGTAAAAAAAACAAAGCTAGGCCATATGATTGATGAAGATAATTTTAATTCCAGGAATATCGATCCATTTATATCAATTTTTCTTGACGGAAATTATAAATCTATTGATCTAGTTCCAATAAAAAATAAAGTTATTAAATTCTGTAGTGATCAAAAGATAAATATTAAACTAGAAAGTAGTCCAAGATTATTGGCTTTTTGGAACCGACCAAAATTAGTATGGCGAATTTTACACGATCAGAACAGAACCAATTCCAACATTACTGATGAGGAAATAAAGAATATAGAATTATTTATTCAGTTTTTATCCAAATATGAAAATAGTACAAAGATTGGCATTATTGTTTCTAGAAACATTGAGCAAGCATTACACCCAAAAAGTAGCATCAAACTAATCAATACTAAATTCACTATTAATAATGAAATCTTATATTCATCTACAAGAAAATTTAATCTAGATAAAGAGACATTTAGTATTGTTTTTGGTGGCTAA
- the argC gene encoding N-acetyl-gamma-glutamyl-phosphate reductase, which produces MNVAIVGATGYGGIQAVNLLKRIKKHKISFLGGNKTSGSKWNDNFPFIYLDNDPFIEDISVDNISKNADVALLCLPNGLSSTLTRKLLDRGLKVIDLSADYRYKSLDEWKNVYSKEAAIYKRNDDDLCKEAVYGLPEINKEAISKGRLIACPGCYPTSALIPLVPYLSQGIIENEGIVIDSKSGTSGGGREPNQNLLLSECGEGLSAYGLINHRHTSEIEQVASIISGNKIELLFTPHLVPISRGMHSTIYGRLRDPGLTSDDCRILLDNYYRNFKNIKVLPVDTYPSTKWVKNTNQIFLSVKVDTRNGRIIILSAIDNLLKGQTGQAIQNLNIMSGFSMDEGLDLINNFP; this is translated from the coding sequence ATGAATGTTGCAATAGTAGGTGCTACTGGTTACGGCGGTATTCAAGCGGTAAATCTCTTAAAGAGAATTAAAAAACACAAAATTTCATTTTTAGGAGGTAATAAAACATCTGGATCAAAGTGGAATGATAATTTTCCTTTTATTTATCTAGATAATGATCCTTTTATAGAAGATATTTCCGTAGATAATATTTCAAAAAATGCAGATGTTGCTTTGCTTTGCTTACCAAATGGCTTATCTTCAACATTGACAAGAAAATTATTAGATCGAGGACTTAAAGTTATAGATTTATCTGCAGATTACAGATATAAGTCCTTAGATGAATGGAAAAATGTATATTCCAAAGAAGCTGCTATTTATAAAAGGAATGATGATGATTTATGTAAAGAGGCAGTCTACGGTCTTCCTGAAATAAATAAGGAAGCCATTTCAAAAGGAAGATTAATTGCCTGTCCAGGATGCTATCCAACATCTGCTCTTATTCCATTAGTTCCTTATCTATCGCAAGGAATTATTGAAAATGAAGGAATAGTTATTGATTCTAAAAGCGGAACCTCTGGAGGAGGTCGAGAACCAAACCAAAACCTTCTCTTATCAGAATGTGGTGAAGGCTTATCAGCATATGGATTGATAAACCATAGACATACCTCTGAGATCGAGCAAGTAGCATCTATAATTTCTGGAAATAAAATTGAACTGCTTTTTACACCTCATTTGGTTCCAATCTCAAGGGGTATGCATTCGACTATATATGGGAGATTAAGAGATCCAGGATTAACCTCTGATGATTGCAGAATTCTTTTGGATAATTATTACAGAAATTTTAAAAATATTAAAGTATTACCTGTAGATACATACCCTTCAACAAAATGGGTTAAAAATACAAACCAAATTTTCCTTTCTGTTAAAGTTGATACTAGAAACGGAAGGATTATTATTTTGTCTGCAATTGATAATTTGTTAAAAGGTCAAACTGGGCAAGCAATTCAAAATTTAAATATTATGAGTGGATTTTCAATGGATGAAGGTCTTGATTTAATTAATAATTTTCCATAA
- the purN gene encoding phosphoribosylglycinamide formyltransferase encodes MERSFNYIISPEISEFRRFSPKLKIGVLASGKGTNFQELINLSEKGELDIDIKVLITNKDEAGCIKRAESKKIPHKIIRGKDFLQKEAFELEIVNTLIHYDVELVVMAGWMKIVTPFFINKFKHKIINIHPSLLPAYKGGSAIKDSILNGSKITGCSVHFVEEEVDSGSLIMQAALSIRDDDDIESLSKRIQMLEHKILPYSISQAGFLIRSNLMENY; translated from the coding sequence TTGGAAAGATCTTTTAATTACATAATTTCGCCTGAGATATCTGAATTTAGAAGATTTTCACCAAAATTAAAAATAGGTGTACTTGCTTCAGGGAAAGGAACAAACTTTCAGGAATTAATTAATCTCTCAGAAAAAGGAGAATTAGATATAGATATAAAAGTTTTAATTACTAACAAAGATGAAGCCGGTTGTATAAAAAGAGCTGAAAGTAAAAAAATACCTCACAAAATTATAAGAGGCAAAGACTTTCTGCAAAAAGAAGCTTTTGAATTAGAAATTGTAAATACTTTAATTCATTACGATGTTGAACTTGTTGTTATGGCAGGCTGGATGAAAATTGTTACTCCATTTTTTATTAATAAATTTAAACATAAGATAATAAATATTCACCCTTCATTACTTCCCGCATATAAAGGTGGTTCTGCGATAAAGGACTCTATATTAAATGGTTCAAAAATAACTGGTTGTTCAGTACATTTTGTAGAAGAGGAGGTAGATAGTGGATCATTGATAATGCAAGCTGCATTATCAATTAGAGATGATGATGATATTGAATCACTTTCCAAAAGGATACAAATGCTTGAGCATAAAATTTTACCTTACTCAATCTCTCAAGCTGGTTTCTTGATAAGAAGTAATCTTATGGAAAATTATTAA